Below is a window of Planococcus rifietoensis DNA.
ATGCCGATATGAGTTTGTACAAGCTTTCTAAAGAATTATCAATTTAAACAGTTAATTGGAGTGAGTCTATTGAGAAAAACGAAAATCGTCTGCACAATCGGGCCGGCAAGTGAATCACCGGAAGTACTAGAACAATTGATGAAAGCGGGCATGAACGTTGCCCGGCTGAACTTCTCGCACGGCGATCACGATGAGCATGCCTTGCGCATCAAGCGCATCCGTGAAGCTTCAGAGAAGACCGGCATCACAGTTGGGATTCTATTGGATACAAAAGGCCCTGAAATCAGAACCCATAAAATGGAAAATGATTCCATTGAACTTGAAACCAACCAGGAAATCACGATTTCGATGACAGAGGTACTGGGTACGAAAGAAATGTTTTCAATCACATATGACAAGTTGATTGAAGATGTACACGAAGGCTCTACGATTTTGCTGGATGATGGCTTGATCGAATTGCGCGTTACAAGCATTGACAAAGAACGCGGCCAGATCCATACAATCGTTGAAAATGCCGGTACATTGAAAACCAAAAAAGGCGTTAACGTTCCAGGCGTATCCGTACAATTGCCAGGAATCACTGAAAAAGACGCGGCCGATCTTCTATTCGGCATTGAACAGGATGTCGACTTTGTCGCTGCATCATTTGTCCGCAGACGTTCGGATGTTATGGAAATTCGTAGCTTGCTGGAGAAAAATGGCGGATCGCATATCCAGATCATTCCGAAGATTGAAAACCAGGAAGGCGTCGATAACTTGGATGAAATCATCATGGTTTCAGACGGCCTGATGGTTGCACGTGGAGATCTTGGTGTAGAAATTCCTGCAGAAGAAGTGCCGATTGTTCAAAAATCGATGATAAACAAATGCAATAGTGCAGGGAAGCCGGTAATTACGGCGACTCAAATGCTGGATTCCATGCAGCGCAACCCGCGACCGACTCGCGCAGAAGCGAGCGATGTCGCGAATGCTATCTTTGATGGCACGGACGCCATCATGCTATCAGGCGAAACGGCAGCAGGGCTTTATCCGGTAGAATCAGTCGAAACGATGCACCGCATTGCAGAGACAACGGAAGCTGCACTTGACCATAAACAAATCGTTTCCAACCGCCGCAAAGAAAAAGAATCGAATATGACCGAAGCGATCGGCCAAGCGGTTGCATACACAGCGCTTAACTTGCGCGTGCAGGCAATTTTGGCGCCGACCGAGAGCGGCCATACGGCTAAAATGATTTCCAAATACCGTCCAGGTTCGCCGGTCATTGCAGTGACATCAACTGCACGGACTGCGCGCAAACTGACTTTGATCTGGGGCGTCCAGCCGATTGTCGGAACACGCGTTGAATCGACAGATGAAATGCTCGATGTCGCAGTGGTAGAAGCGCTTAAGCACGGCTTGATTAAGCACGGCGACCTTGTCATCATTACAGCGGGCGTTCCTGTGGGTGAAGCAGGAACAACGAACTTGATGAAACTGCGCGTCATCGGCGACATCTTGGCGAAAGGGCAAGGTATCGGCAAGAGCGTCGGCTTCGGCGAAGCAGTTGTTGTGCGCAATGCTGAAGAAGCATTGGCAATGGACACCGAAGGCAAAATCATCGTCACTTACGGTACTGACCGCGACATGATGGACGCCATCAATAATTGTGCAGGCATCGTGACCGAAGAAGGCGGTTTGACAAGCCACGCAGCAGTAGTGGGGTTAAGCCTTGGGATTCCGGTAATCGTCGGCGTTAAAGATGCAGTGACGAAAGTCGAATCAGGCCAGGATATCACGATCGATGCAGATGCAGGCGTCATTTATCACGGTCATGCAAGCGTATAAGTAAAGAAAGTTTGGAGGTCGATTGACTATGATGAAGTGGATTTTTCTGGCATTGGTGATCGTACCGACTCTTGAGCTTGCGATTTTAATCTGGGCAGGCGGGCAGATTGGATTTTTCTGGACACTCGCTTTGATTGTGGCAACCGGATTGCTTGGGGCTTTCTTGGCAAAACGCCAAGGGCTAAAAGCGATCCGCG
It encodes the following:
- the pyk gene encoding pyruvate kinase, coding for MRKTKIVCTIGPASESPEVLEQLMKAGMNVARLNFSHGDHDEHALRIKRIREASEKTGITVGILLDTKGPEIRTHKMENDSIELETNQEITISMTEVLGTKEMFSITYDKLIEDVHEGSTILLDDGLIELRVTSIDKERGQIHTIVENAGTLKTKKGVNVPGVSVQLPGITEKDAADLLFGIEQDVDFVAASFVRRRSDVMEIRSLLEKNGGSHIQIIPKIENQEGVDNLDEIIMVSDGLMVARGDLGVEIPAEEVPIVQKSMINKCNSAGKPVITATQMLDSMQRNPRPTRAEASDVANAIFDGTDAIMLSGETAAGLYPVESVETMHRIAETTEAALDHKQIVSNRRKEKESNMTEAIGQAVAYTALNLRVQAILAPTESGHTAKMISKYRPGSPVIAVTSTARTARKLTLIWGVQPIVGTRVESTDEMLDVAVVEALKHGLIKHGDLVIITAGVPVGEAGTTNLMKLRVIGDILAKGQGIGKSVGFGEAVVVRNAEEALAMDTEGKIIVTYGTDRDMMDAINNCAGIVTEEGGLTSHAAVVGLSLGIPVIVGVKDAVTKVESGQDITIDADAGVIYHGHASV